The sequence below is a genomic window from Vibrio navarrensis.
ACGCTATTTCTCAGCTTTGCCAGTCTTGCGCATCAGTTGGACTTCAACCCCGAACACCACCTGCAACACCATTGCGAGCAGTTTGCCAGTGCCAGCCACGGCCTTGGCGCAAGCCTGCCGCAGCACACAGCAGTCACGGCTGCGACACTTTGCCCTGTTTTCATCTGGCAAAGCGAGACCCGTGCAGAGA
It includes:
- a CDS encoding DUF2607 family protein, translated to MNFFALQLLYCNTLSLVAVNMPGWIRLRHFRFHYTAYLAVVLTLFLSFASLAHQLDFNPEHHLQHHCEQFASASHGLGASLPQHTAVTAATLCPVFIWQSETRAESFSAYLARSPPYLTYC